Proteins encoded by one window of Lathyrus oleraceus cultivar Zhongwan6 chromosome 1, CAAS_Psat_ZW6_1.0, whole genome shotgun sequence:
- the LOC127079173 gene encoding uncharacterized protein LOC127079173 isoform X2 — MTRSTGSGRMEAMPRPMAAGGFSQTVADDYARQKSAAAYIYRQLREADEANLLSEEDMHVFGERPMTDPLKLVRCNTCKKPIKDSQFAAHAELCRSLKLTVQTGLELNGNTRNRKPPRNDKKKLPASSAAGKRRKSESLDNIDTVVSQSHLNSQIRGTSFSNDVKDAAASMLDDTGVSCGNRVLQASVMYPPTKHNKLKTSTHISVIDEHGTETGVSKAASLTNGTTHAAPASMLDDTGVTSGSRVLQASVMYPPTKRHKLMASTYVAAIEEHGTESGVSKAASLTNGTTRKDMTEEIVSEPGDPFHKNGQQVHMQRQYMKNNDFPAPLATKIYYSQRTNRLRAAIRHMYFESLSEEVRADVECPKTSNEEMVALQGLSQVDPSFEQMENVVNKESHLGMMYTKNSDDILAKSSEVCLLKAGGVPSDGLSNQFFLDNVSRSAATHVGLTRGSFLPKAYSFPTNTGNRLETLQQPNGSVPVI; from the exons ATGACACGCTCTACTGGAAGTGGTAGAATGGAGGCTATGCCGAGGCCTATGGCCGCTGGAGGTTTCTCTCAAACTGTAGCAG ATGACTATGCTCGGCAGAAATCAGCTGCTGCGTATATTTATAGACAACTGCGTGAGGCAGATGAAGCGAATTTGCTTAGCGAAGAAG ATATGCATGTTTTTGGTGAGAGACCCATGACTGATCCCTTGAAGCTG GTACGATGCAACACTTGCAAGAAACCAATCAAGGACAGCCAATTTGCTGCTCATGCAG AACTTTGTAGATCATTAAAGCTCACAGTACAAACTGGGCTGGAGCTTAATGGCAACACAAGGAATCGAAAACCTCCAAGGAATGATAAGAAAAAGTTACCAGCTTCATCTGCAG CTGGGAAGCGGAGAAAGTCTGAGTCGTTGGATAATATTGACACTGTTGTGTCACAGTCCCACTTGAACAGTCAAATCAGAGGGACTTCCTTTTCAAATGATGTTAAAG ATGCAGCTGCTTCTATGTTGGATGATACTGGAGTTAGTTGTGGAAATAGAGTTCTCCAAGCTTCAGTAATGTATCCTCCCACGAAACATAATAAATT GAAGACAAGCACACATATATCTGTAATAGATGAGCATGGAACAGAGACTGGAGTGTCAAAAGCTGCGAGTTTAACAAATGGAACCACTC ATGCAGCGCCGGCATCTATGTTGGATGATACTGGAGTTACTAGTGGGAGTAGAGTTCTCCAAGCTTCAGTAATGTATCCTCCAACAAAACGTCATAAATT GATGGCAAGCACATATGTAGCTGCAATAGAAGAGCATGGAACAGAGTCTGGAGTGTCAAAGGCTGCAAGTTTGACTAATGGAACCACTC GGAAAGATATGACTGAAGAGATTGTATCGGAACCTGGAGATCCCTTCCATAAAAATGGTCAGCAAGTCCATATGCAACGCCAATACATGAAGAATAATG ATTTTCCCGCACCCCTTGCTACGAAGATATATTATTCTCAAAGGACTAATCGACTGCGTGCCGCTATTCGTCATATGTACTTTGAGAGCTTGAGCGAGGAAGTACGTGCTGATGTTGAGTGTCCAAAGACATCAAATGAAGAGATGGTTGCATTGCAAGGTTTGTCTCAGGTGGACCCTTCATTTGAGCAAATGGAAAATGTGGTCAACAAGGAG AGCCACTTGGGAATGATGTACACCAAAAATTCTGATGATATTCTTGCAAAAAGCTCAGAAGTTTGCTTGCTTAAAGCAGGAGGCGTGCCTAGTGATGGCTTGTCAAATCAGTTTTTTCTTGACAACGTTTCAAGGTCTGCAGCTACTCATGTTGGTTTAACTAGAGGCAGTTTTCTTCCAAAGGCTTATTCTTTTCCAACCAACACAG
- the LOC127079173 gene encoding uncharacterized protein LOC127079173 isoform X1, producing MTRSTGSGRMEAMPRPMAAGGFSQTVAEDDYARQKSAAAYIYRQLREADEANLLSEEDMHVFGERPMTDPLKLVRCNTCKKPIKDSQFAAHAELCRSLKLTVQTGLELNGNTRNRKPPRNDKKKLPASSAAGKRRKSESLDNIDTVVSQSHLNSQIRGTSFSNDVKDAAASMLDDTGVSCGNRVLQASVMYPPTKHNKLKTSTHISVIDEHGTETGVSKAASLTNGTTHAAPASMLDDTGVTSGSRVLQASVMYPPTKRHKLMASTYVAAIEEHGTESGVSKAASLTNGTTRKDMTEEIVSEPGDPFHKNGQQVHMQRQYMKNNDFPAPLATKIYYSQRTNRLRAAIRHMYFESLSEEVRADVECPKTSNEEMVALQGLSQVDPSFEQMENVVNKESHLGMMYTKNSDDILAKSSEVCLLKAGGVPSDGLSNQFFLDNVSRSAATHVGLTRGSFLPKAYSFPTNTGNRLETLQQPNGSVPVI from the exons ATGACACGCTCTACTGGAAGTGGTAGAATGGAGGCTATGCCGAGGCCTATGGCCGCTGGAGGTTTCTCTCAAACTGTAGCAG AAGATGACTATGCTCGGCAGAAATCAGCTGCTGCGTATATTTATAGACAACTGCGTGAGGCAGATGAAGCGAATTTGCTTAGCGAAGAAG ATATGCATGTTTTTGGTGAGAGACCCATGACTGATCCCTTGAAGCTG GTACGATGCAACACTTGCAAGAAACCAATCAAGGACAGCCAATTTGCTGCTCATGCAG AACTTTGTAGATCATTAAAGCTCACAGTACAAACTGGGCTGGAGCTTAATGGCAACACAAGGAATCGAAAACCTCCAAGGAATGATAAGAAAAAGTTACCAGCTTCATCTGCAG CTGGGAAGCGGAGAAAGTCTGAGTCGTTGGATAATATTGACACTGTTGTGTCACAGTCCCACTTGAACAGTCAAATCAGAGGGACTTCCTTTTCAAATGATGTTAAAG ATGCAGCTGCTTCTATGTTGGATGATACTGGAGTTAGTTGTGGAAATAGAGTTCTCCAAGCTTCAGTAATGTATCCTCCCACGAAACATAATAAATT GAAGACAAGCACACATATATCTGTAATAGATGAGCATGGAACAGAGACTGGAGTGTCAAAAGCTGCGAGTTTAACAAATGGAACCACTC ATGCAGCGCCGGCATCTATGTTGGATGATACTGGAGTTACTAGTGGGAGTAGAGTTCTCCAAGCTTCAGTAATGTATCCTCCAACAAAACGTCATAAATT GATGGCAAGCACATATGTAGCTGCAATAGAAGAGCATGGAACAGAGTCTGGAGTGTCAAAGGCTGCAAGTTTGACTAATGGAACCACTC GGAAAGATATGACTGAAGAGATTGTATCGGAACCTGGAGATCCCTTCCATAAAAATGGTCAGCAAGTCCATATGCAACGCCAATACATGAAGAATAATG ATTTTCCCGCACCCCTTGCTACGAAGATATATTATTCTCAAAGGACTAATCGACTGCGTGCCGCTATTCGTCATATGTACTTTGAGAGCTTGAGCGAGGAAGTACGTGCTGATGTTGAGTGTCCAAAGACATCAAATGAAGAGATGGTTGCATTGCAAGGTTTGTCTCAGGTGGACCCTTCATTTGAGCAAATGGAAAATGTGGTCAACAAGGAG AGCCACTTGGGAATGATGTACACCAAAAATTCTGATGATATTCTTGCAAAAAGCTCAGAAGTTTGCTTGCTTAAAGCAGGAGGCGTGCCTAGTGATGGCTTGTCAAATCAGTTTTTTCTTGACAACGTTTCAAGGTCTGCAGCTACTCATGTTGGTTTAACTAGAGGCAGTTTTCTTCCAAAGGCTTATTCTTTTCCAACCAACACAG